From Rutidosis leptorrhynchoides isolate AG116_Rl617_1_P2 chromosome 3, CSIRO_AGI_Rlap_v1, whole genome shotgun sequence, a single genomic window includes:
- the LOC139901403 gene encoding uncharacterized mitochondrial protein AtMg01250-like, with the protein MENLDQVLFRIGIVSVLVNGSPTKEFTLKKGVRQGDPLSPYLFIMAVEGLNILTKHATETNLYRGLEIGNDNVVISHLQYADDTLFFGEWSKRNVSNLSKLLKFFEIFSGLKVNFSKSCLYRIGVNKDAIERMVDRIGCWVGSFPCSYLGLPIGQKMNKLRDWESYIEKFHSRLVDWKAKMIWRPTYINQIGT; encoded by the coding sequence ATGGAGAACTTGGATCAAGTCTTGTTTAGAATCGGCATCGTTTCGGTACTGGTTAACGGCTCGCCAACAAAGGAATTCACACTTAAAAAAGGTGTCCGACAAGGAGATCCGTTATCTCCTTACCTCTTCATAATGGCCGTGGAAGGCCTAAACATCCTCACGAAGCACGCAACGGAAACGAACCTATATAGAGGCTTGGAGATCGGGAATGATAATGTTGTTATATCGCACTTACAATATGCCGATGATACGTTATTTTTTGGTGAATGGAGCAAAAGAAATGTAAGTAACCTCTCAAAGCTTCTAAAATTTTTCGAAATATTTTCGGGATTAAAGGTAAACTTCTCAAAAAGTTGTCTTTATAGAATTGGGGTGAATAAGGATGCAATTGAAAGGATGGTGGATCGAATAGGATGTTGGGTTGGTTCTTTCCCGTGCTCATATCTAGGATTACCTATAGGGCAAAAAATGAACAAGTTACGTGATTGGGAATCCTACATCGAAAAGTTTCACTCTAGGTTAGTGGATTGGAAAGCGAAAATGATTTGGAGGCCGACTTACATTAATCAAATCGGTACTTAG
- the LOC139902832 gene encoding TMV resistance protein N-like gives MASSSTSFVQKCFRYDVFISFRGEDTRKTFVDHLYSALKDKGILIYKDDKEIRQGRKISDELINSIENSKLYIIVFSKNYASSSWCLDELVKIMECQKAADQIAYPVFYDVEPTEVRKQIGAVGEAFAKHVNSEAAGKWRGALKEAADLAGLELKTTANGHEAEFIRQIVEKISLELPPIWSSADENLIGMKSRVDGVVSSLEIGIDDFRVIGIKGMGGGGKTTLARAVYDQISHTFEGQSFVANVREVSKASSLKSVQKQILLDVSKNQSITVNDVYDGKNKMKRMMPSRKVLVVLDDVDHINQLNELAIEPNSFKPGSRIIVTTRDEDVLNIRGVKLTILDVNLLLKKEAICLFSRYAFGGENPIQGYEDLSEQVVRYADGLPLTIKVLGSFLGGKDNLEWIDTLERLKRIPLRDTLEQLEISYIGLEDDYKEIFLDVVCLLKDWEKDDAIKALESQGYNARIGLRVLEQKSLITISKYNCLNMHDHIEEMGKNLVRRLHPDEPWRHSRLWIEEEIKDILENDKGMEATRGIQLGYMEIEPKILMSGLQNMKKLRFLCLKHYFDYDYQLKFLILNQSYDYIGKCGPYLPNSLQYLEWHMFPFECLLSRKFTADNLVKLEMPGSNIVRLWEDGERKVLNKLRFLNLKGSNLVTFDFEFIPNLETLDLSDCKNIIEFNIPNGFPKLKFLNLTHSTLRILNLGPILDLETLNVEGCYDLVELHIPFQCPKLKSIILRSKNMRILDLGLISYLETLSLGGCDLAEFHMPKECPNLKYLNLGFSKLRKLTLGRIPNLESLNLGSCFHLLELHMPHRYPKLSYIILRECSKLNKLDLGPISDLETLSLEGCDLVELHMPYRYPKLKSIILACSKLKILDLGLISDLETLSLEGCELVELHMPNECPNLKYMKLSLSKLRNLSLGLTPNLEELTFSTKEIKNLPDSLCMLKQLKSLRLKSCWLIEKLPDDLGLLECLEELIITDCVYLRGIPNSICKMERLKYLHLTHCFLVEKLPEEIGVLESLTELNIQGSGINRLPLSIFRLKGLRIVGTKWRLQSYGFTSVKDTTMLESFCYI, from the exons ATGGCATCTTCTTCAACTTCGTTCGTTCAAAAGTGCTTTAGGTATGATGTGTTTATTAGCTTTAGAGGTGAAGATACGCGTAAGACCTTTGTAGATCATCTTTATTCAGCTCTTAAGGACAAAGGAATTCTGATCTACAAGGATGATAAGGAGATAAGGCAGGGCAGAAAGATAAGTGATGAGCTTATCAATTCGATAGAAAACTCGAAATTATACATAATTGTTTTCTCAAAGAATTATGCGTCTTCATCTTGGTGTTTGGATGAGCTTGTCAAGATTATGGAGTGCCAAAAGGCAGCAGACCAGATCGCATACCCTGTCTTCTATGACGTGGAACCCACCGAAGTCCGCAAACAGATTGGCGCTGTTGGAGAAGCTTTTGCAAAACACGTAAATTCGGAAGCTGCTGGGAAATGGAGAGGGGCTCTGAAAGAAGCAGCTGATCTTGCTGGGTTGGAGTTAAAGACCACTGCTAATGG GCACGAGGCTGAATTTATCAGACAAATTGTTGAAAAGATATCACTTGAGTTACCTCCCATTTGGTCAAGCGCAGACGAAAATTTAATAGGCATGAAGTCAAGGGTTGACGGTGTTGTATCAAGTTTAGAAATTGGTATCGATGATTTCCGTGTGATAGGTATCAAAGGGATGGGAGGTGGTGGGAAGACAACTTTGGCCAGAGCAGTTTATGATCAAATATCTCATACTTTTGAAGGTCAAAGCTTTGTTGCGAATGTAAGGGAAGTTTCAAAAGCTTCCAGTTTGAAATCTGTGCAGAAACAGATCCTTTTGGACGTGTCAAAAAATCAAAGCATAACCGTAAACGATGTTTATGACGGGAAAAATAAGATGAAAAGAATGATGCCTAGTAGAAAGGTTCTTGTTGTTCTAGATGATGTGGATCACATTAATCAGCTTAATGAGTTAGCAATTGAGCCTAATTCGTTTAAGCCGGGGAGTAGAATTATCGTTACAACAAGAGATGAGGATGTGCTCAACATACGCGGAGTGAAGTTAACTATTCTTGATGTCAATCTGTTATTGAAAAAGGAAGCAATTTGTCTTTTCAGTAGGTATGCCTTTGGGGGAGAGAATCCAATTCAAGGTTATGAAGACCTATCAGAACAAGTTGTACGTTATGCAGATGGTCTTCCCCTAACGATCAAGGTTTTGGGTTCATTTCTTGGTGGTAAAGATAACCTTGAGTGGATAGATACGTTGGAAAGGCTAAAAAGAATTCCATTAAGGGATACTCTTGAGCAACTGGAAATAAGCTATATAGGTTTAGAAGATGACTACAAAGAAATATTCCTTGATGTTGTGTGCTTACTTAAAGATTGGGAGAAAGACGACGCGATTAAAGCACTTGAAAGTCAAGGGTATAATGCTAGAATTGGTTTAAGAGTTCTTGAGCAAAAATCACTCATTACTATTTCTAAATATAATTGCTTGAACATGCATGACCATATTGAAGAAATGGGCAAAAATTTAGTTCGTCGCTTACACCCTGATGAGCCTTGGAGACATAGTCGATTGTGGATTGAAGAGGAAATTAAAGATATATTGGAGAATGACAAG GGTATGGAAGCAACAAGAGGCATCCAACTTGGATATATGGAAATTGAACCCAAAATATTAATGAGCGGTCTTCAAAACATGAAGAAACTTAGATTTCTTTGCCTTAAGCattattttgattatgattatcAACTTAAATTTCTTATCCTTAACCAGTCTTATGATTATATTGGCAAATGTGGTCCATACTTACCAAACAGTTTACAATATCTGGAATGGCATATGTTCCCCTTTGAATGCTTGTTATCCAGAAAATTTACAGCAGATAATCTTGTTAAACTGGAAATGCCTGGAAGCAATATTGTACGACTTTGGGAAGATGGAGAAAGAAAG GTTCTTAACAAGCTCAGATTCCTTAACCTCAAAGGGTCAAATTTGGTGACCTTTGACTTTGAGTTCATTCCTAACCTCGAGACATTAGATCTTTCAGATTGTAAAAATATAATAGAGTTTAATATTCCCAATGGATTTCCAAAACTCAAGTTCCTCAACCTCACGCACTCAACCTTGAGGATTCTTAACCTTGGGCCGATTCTAGATCTCGAGACGTTAAACGTTGAGGGATGTTATGATTTGGTAGAACTTCACATTCCTTTTCAATGCCCAAAGCTCAAATCCATTATCCTTCGATCGAAAAATATGAGGATCCTTGACCTCGGGCTGATTTCATATCTCGAGACATTAAGTCTTGGAGGATGTGATTTGGCAGAATTTCACATGCCCAAAGAATGTCCAAATCTGAAATATCTCAACCTTGGTTTTTCCAAATTGAGGAAGCTTACCCTTGGGCGAATTCCGAATCTTGAGTCATTAAATCTTGGTAGTTGTTTTCATTTGTTAGAACTTCACATGCCCCACAGATACCCTAAGCTCAGTTACATTATCCTTCGTGAATGCTCAAAGTTGAATAAACTTGACCTTGGGCCGATTTCGGATCTCGAGACATTAAGTCTTGAAGGATGTGATTTGGTGGAACTTCACATGCCCTACAGATACCCGAAGCTCAAGTCCATTATCCTTGCATGTTCAAAGTTGAAGATACTTGACCTCGGGCTGATTTCGGATCTCGAGACATTAAGTCTTGAAGGATGTGAGTTGGTAGAACTTCACATGCCCAACGAATGTCCAAATCTGAAATATATGAAACTTAGTCTTTCCAAGTTGAGGAACCTTAGCCTTGGGCTGACTCCGAATCTCGAGGAGTTAACTTTTTCTACAAAAGAAATTAAGAATCTTCCAGATAGCCTTTGTATGTTAAAACAACTGAAATCTCTTCGTTTAAAATCATGTTGGCTTATCGAGAAGCTGCCTGACGATCTTGGCCTATTAGAATGTTTAGAGGAGCTAATCATAACAGATTGTGTATATCTACGTGGTATTCCAAACAGTATCTGTAAGATGGAACGTTTAAAATATCTCCATCTAACACATTGTTTTTTAGTTGAGAAACTGCCTGAGGAAATAGGGGTATTAGAAAGTTTGACAGAGTTGAACATACAAGGTAGTGGCATAAATCGACTTCCTCTGAGCATCTTTCGGTTAAAAGGTCTGCGTATTGTTGGGACTAAATGGCGGCTTCAGTCTTATGGTTTTACATCTGTAAAAGATACCACTATGCTTGAAAGTTTCTGCTACATATAG
- the LOC139901404 gene encoding uncharacterized protein, with the protein MKLNELPDIVMLQETRCNTLEDKWVERLWGSPNLCYIQKPNVGKSGIMQTIWDPNILVVNEVVEKQFYLAIKGRWKGKNKETIVSWGDISAISLDRHTSDHCPIILRDKNEDFGPKPFKMFDVWLDSKEVEKVITEAWKKPVYGTKLDCVFRDRLKNVKVALREWSKRKYGLIDVEIETLKKETTVLELKADAGNITEEERVTRLNNRAQWLKKENEKADMIRQKARIKWVAEGEDNTSFFHASIRRKNNNCNIRGLHTDGIWNENPSEIKNAIYEFYGKIFEDKREQVPDYSSMAALLFNRISTSDSQMLEEPFSDIELWDAIKESESNKAPGPDGLI; encoded by the exons ATGAAGTTAAATGAATTGCCTGATATCGTTATGCTCCAAGAAACGAGATGCAATACACTAGAGGATAAATGGGTCGAAAGGTTATGGGGTTCACCAAACTTATGCTACATCCAAAAACCTAATGTCGGTAAATCAGGGATAATGCAAACTATCTGGGATCCGAATATCTTAGTCGTGAATGAAGTTGTTGAGAAGCAATTTTACTTGGCCATTAAAGGGAGATGGAAAGGAAAGAATAAAGAAACGATTGTG TCGTGGGGTGATATCTCTGCCATAAGCCTTGACAGGCACACCTCGGACCACTGTCCGATAATACTCAGAGATAAAAACGAAGACTTTGGGCCCAAGCCTTTTAAGATGTTCGATGTCTGGCTTGATTCTAAGGAGGTTGAGAAAGTAATCACTGAAGCATGGAAGAAACCGGTTTATGGGACCAAGCTTGACTGTGTTTTTCGAGATAGGCTCAAAAACGTTAAAGTCGCACTAAGGGAATGGAGCAAAAGAAAGTATGGTTTAATTGATGTGGAGATTGAAACACTTAAAAAGGAGACAACTGTGTTAGAACTAAAAGCAGATGCTGGGAATATCACTGAGGAGGAGAGGGTTACACGGTTAAATAATAGAGCACAATGGTTGAAAAAAGAGAATGAAAAAGCTGACATGATACGTCAAAAGGCACGTATAAAATGGGTAGCAGAGGGTGAAGATAATACCTCATTTTTTCATGCTTCGATCAGACGAAAGAATAATAACTGCAACATAAGAGGACTACACACCGATGGTATCTGGAACGAAAATCCAAGTGAAATCAAGAATGCGATTTACGAGTTCTACGGTAAAATTTTTGAAGATAAACGTGAGCAGGTGCCAGATTATTCTTCAATGGCAGCACTTCTATTTAATCGCATCAGCACATCAGACTCTCAGATGCTTGAAGAGCCATTTTCAGATATCGAACTATGGGATGCAATAAAAGAAAGTGAATCTAACAAGGCCCCGGGTCCGGACGGTTTAATCTAA